The Prunus persica cultivar Lovell chromosome G8, Prunus_persica_NCBIv2, whole genome shotgun sequence genome includes a region encoding these proteins:
- the LOC18767153 gene encoding mechanosensitive ion channel protein 6, with the protein MDFSIKKSFKSHGSAKHMRKISAGGDDPSLEQLPILLDHDSRHRQPMSPVDSSDRREVIVKIDDGESSSSATTRDAMAADPAKNGGKIWRESSVDFWNEDGVKNGQGFDFAQRRKTAEDPPSKLIGQFLHKQRASGDMSLDMDLEMEELRQNERDLPPVAESPRNSRVSKELKVSFQAPAPDSVETPNESVRRRYRDSPDDERRRSGKLSDGQDDVVRCTSNASFRREPSFANKNRSDLLRIKTRSRLMDPPEEPDFRSGRIPRSGQIPKSGQIPKSGHIPKSGPMKSGMLGRGGDDDDDDPFLEEDVPYEYKRAKFNALTLLQWVSLVLIVGALICTLTIPVLRLKSLWKLKLWKWEVLILVLICGRLVSGWGIRIIVYFVERNFLLRKRVLYFVYGVRRAVQNCLWLGLVLIAWHFMFDKKVERETKSEALAYVTKVLFCLLIGVLLWLVKTLIVKVLASSFHVRSYFDRIQDSLFNQYVIETLSGRPLIEMQIEDEEEERLADEVRKLQNAGATMPPDLKANAFPSARIGKVIGSGSLRSGRVIASGGLIGKSTKFSRPLSKKSEETGITIDHLHKLNPKNVSAWNMKRLINMVRKGHLTTLDEQIVDTTNEDETDTQIRSEVEAKAAAKKIFQNVARRGSKYIYLEDLMCFMEEDEAVKTMSLFEGAAENRRISKSSLKNWVVSAFRERRALALTLNDTKTAVNTLHRMVNIIVAIAIVVIWLIVMGIATTKFLLFVSSQLVVVAFVFGNTCKTIFEAMIFLFVMHPFDVGDRCEINGVQMVVEEMNILTTVFLRYDNTKITYPNSILATLPIFNFYRSPDTGDAIEFSIHISTPPDKIVMMRQRIVSFIEDKKEHWYPGPMIIMKDVEELNRIKFAVWPTHRMNFQDMGERWVRRAYVVEEMVRIFQELDIQYRLLPLDINVRAMPPMTGGQLPSNFTATTS; encoded by the exons ATGGATTTCTCGATCAAGAAATCGTTCAAATCCCATGGCTCAGCCAAGCACATGAGGAAGATCTCTGCCGGAGGAGACGATCCCAGCCTCGAGCAGCTCCCCATTCTCCTAGATCACGATAGCCGCCACCGGCAGCCAATGAGCCCCGTCGATTCATCTGACCGGAGAGAGGTCATCGTCAAAATCGACGACGGCGAGTCGTCCTCCAGCGCTACTACGAGAGACGCAATGGCGGCGGACCCCGCCAAGAATGGCGGGAAGATTTGGAGGGAGTCCAGCGTCGATTTCTGGAACGAAGACGGCGTCAAAAATGGCCAGGGATTTGATTTCGCGCAGCGCCGGAAGACGGCCGAGGATCCGCCGTCGAAGCTTATTGGTCAGTTTCTGCACAAGCAGAGAGCCTCCGGCGACATGTCTTTGGACATGGATTTGGAGATGGAGGAGCTACGGCAGAACGAGCGGGACCTGCCACCTGTCGCCGAGTCGCCGAGGAACTCGCGAGTCTCGAAGGAGCTCAAAGTCTCGTTCCAGGCGCCGGCGCCGGACTCCGTCGAGACTCCGAACGAGTCGGTTCGGAGGCGGTACAGGGACTCGCCAGACGACGAACGGCGTCGTAGCGGGAAGCTGAGTGACGGACAGGACGACGTCGTTCGGTGCACGTCGAACGCGTCGTTCCGGCGAGAGCCTTCGTTTGCTAACAAGAACAGGTCCGATTTGTTGAGGATAAAGACCAGGTCGAGATTAATGGACCCGCCAGAGGAACCGGACTTTAGGTCGGGTCGGATCCCGAGGTCGGGGCAGATTCCAAAATCTGGTCAGATTCCAAAATCTGGCCATATCCCGAAATCGGGTCCGATGAAGTCCGGGATGTTGGGGCGGGGCGGGGACGATGACGATGATGACCCGTTTCTGGAGGAGGATGTGCCTTATGAGTATAAGAGGGCTAAATTTAACGCATTGACTCTGCTTCAATGGGTAAGCTTGGTTTTGATTGTTGGGGCACTGATTTGCACGCTTACCATACCCGTTTTGAGGTTAAAGAGTTTGTGGAAATTGAAGCTGTGGAAATGGGAAGTcttgattttggttttgatttgtgGGAGATTGGTTTCTGGTTGGGGGATAAGGATTATAGTGTATTTTGTAGAGAGGAATTTCCTTTTGCGCAAGAGGGTTTTGTATTTTGTCTATGGAGTTAGAAGGGCTGTTCAGAACTGTCTCTGGCTTGGCCTTGTTTTAATTGCTTGGCATTTCATGTTTGATAAGAAGGTGGAGAGGGAAACCAAGAGTGAAGCCCTTGCTTATGTGACCAAAGTCTTGTTTTGTCTCTTGATTGGGGTTTTGCTCTGGTTGGTGAAGACATTGATTGTAAAGGTGCTTGCTTCGTCTTTCCATGTGAGATCTTATTTTGATCGGATTCAGGACTCGCTTTTCAACCAGTATGTGATTGAAACGCTTTCTGGGCGGCCGTTGATTGAGATGCAAATTGAAgatgaggaggaagagaggctTGCTGATGAGGTCAGGAAGCTTCAGAATGCTGGGGCTACTATGCCTCCTGACCTCAAGGCAAATGCATTCCCGTCTGCAAGGATTGGGAAGGTGATTGGCAGTGGTTCCTTGAGAAGCGGGAGGGTGATTGCGAGTGGAGGGCTAATTGGGAAGAGCACCAAGTTTTCTAGGCCACTTTCCAAGAAGTCAGAGGAGACAGGGATCACAATTGATCACTTGCATAAGCTCAATCCCAAGAATGTGTCTGCTTGGAATATGAAGAGGCTAATTAATATGGTTAGAAAGGGGCATCTTACAACACTTGATGAGCAGATTGTGGATACCACTAACGAGGATGAAACCGATACTCAGATCAGGAGCGAAGTTGAGGCCAAAGCTGCAGCTAAAAAGATATTTCAGAATGTTGCTAGGCGCGGTTCCAA GTACATCTACCTGGAGGATTTGATGTGTTTCATGGAAGAAGACGAGGCTGTGAAGACCATGAGTCTCTTTGAAGGGGCAGCTGAGAACAGGAGAATCAGCAAATCTTCCTTGAAAAATTGGGTG GTATCTGCCTTCAGAGAGCGGAGAGCACTTGCTTTGACACTGAATGACACTAAAACGGCTGTGAACACACTTCATCGTATGGTGAACATAATAGTTGCCATTGCTATAGTAGTTATATGGCTTATTGTGATGGGAATTGCCACGACCAAATTTCTCTTGTTTGTGAGTTCTCAGCTTGTGGTTGTGGCGTTTGTCTTCGGTAACACATGCAAGACGATATTTGAGGcaatgatatttttatttgtgatgCACCCATTTGACGTTGGAGATCGTTGTGAGATTAATGGAGTTCAG ATGGTAGTTGAAGAAATGAACATCTTAACTACAGTTTTTCTGAGGTACGACAACACGAAAATCACGTATCCGAACAGTATCCTTGCAACTTTGCCCATCTTTAACTTCTATCGTAGTCCGGACACAGGAGATGCTATTGAATTCTCTATCCATATATCTACTCCACCAGATAAGATAGTTATGATGAGACAGAGAATAGTCAG TTTCATTGAGGACAAGAAGGAGCACTGGTATCCCGGACCAATGATCATAATGAAGGATGTAGAAGAACTAAATAGGATAAAGTTTGCAGTGTGGCCAACACATAGAATGAACTTCCAGGACATGGGAGAAAGGTGGGTAAGAAGAGCCTATGTGGTCGAAGAGATGGTACGGATTTTCCAGGAGCTTGACATTCAGTACCGCCTGCTGCCTCTTGACATAAATGTCCGTGCAATGCCTCCCATGACGGGCGGTCAGCTTCCTTCTAATTTCACAGCAACTACAAGCTGA